From the genome of Cynocephalus volans isolate mCynVol1 chromosome 14, mCynVol1.pri, whole genome shotgun sequence, one region includes:
- the IL1RN gene encoding interleukin-1 receptor antagonist protein isoform X2 — MALDAICHPSGKRPYKMQTFRIWDINQKTFYLRNNQLIAGYLQGPNTKLEEKIDVVPIDPHVVFLGIHEGKLSLSCVKSGDETRLQLEAVNITDLNKNKEQDKRFTFICSENGPTTSFESAACPGWFLCTALEADRPVGLTNKPEEPTMVTKFYFQQDQ, encoded by the exons ATGGCTTTAG ATGCAATCTGCCACCCCTCCGGAAAGAGACCCTACAAGATGCAAACCTTCAG aatctGGGACATTAACCAGAAGACCTTCTACCTGAGGAACAACCAACTGATTGCTGGATACTTGCAAGGACCAAATACTAAATTAGAAG AAAAGATAGATGTGGTGCCCATTGATCCTCACGTTGTGTTCCTGGGGATCCACGAAGGGAAGCTGAGCCTGTCCTGTGTCAAGTCTGGGGATGAGACCAGGCTCCAGCTGGAG GCAGTTAACATCACGGACCTGAACAAGAACAAGGAGCAGGACAAGCGCTTCACCTTCATCTGCTCAGAGAACGGCCCCACCACCAGCTTCGAGTCAGCCGCCTGCCCGGGCTGGTTCCTCTGCACGGCTCTGGAAGCTGACCGGCCCGTCGGCCTCACCAACAAGCCCGAAGAACCCACGATGGTCACCAAGTTCTACTTCCAACAGGACCAGTAG
- the IL1RN gene encoding interleukin-1 receptor antagonist protein isoform X1, giving the protein MEICRGSRSYLISLLLFLFHSDAICHPSGKRPYKMQTFRIWDINQKTFYLRNNQLIAGYLQGPNTKLEEKIDVVPIDPHVVFLGIHEGKLSLSCVKSGDETRLQLEAVNITDLNKNKEQDKRFTFICSENGPTTSFESAACPGWFLCTALEADRPVGLTNKPEEPTMVTKFYFQQDQ; this is encoded by the exons ATGGAAATCTGCAGGGGCTCCCGCAGCTACCtaatctctctcctcctcttcctcttccattcAGATGCAATCTGCCACCCCTCCGGAAAGAGACCCTACAAGATGCAAACCTTCAG aatctGGGACATTAACCAGAAGACCTTCTACCTGAGGAACAACCAACTGATTGCTGGATACTTGCAAGGACCAAATACTAAATTAGAAG AAAAGATAGATGTGGTGCCCATTGATCCTCACGTTGTGTTCCTGGGGATCCACGAAGGGAAGCTGAGCCTGTCCTGTGTCAAGTCTGGGGATGAGACCAGGCTCCAGCTGGAG GCAGTTAACATCACGGACCTGAACAAGAACAAGGAGCAGGACAAGCGCTTCACCTTCATCTGCTCAGAGAACGGCCCCACCACCAGCTTCGAGTCAGCCGCCTGCCCGGGCTGGTTCCTCTGCACGGCTCTGGAAGCTGACCGGCCCGTCGGCCTCACCAACAAGCCCGAAGAACCCACGATGGTCACCAAGTTCTACTTCCAACAGGACCAGTAG